The sequence AAGTAAATATTACTCAATGATGGAATCAATAGCAGCGAGGGGAGATGTGGTGAGGGGCTGGCCTTGTTAGCGAAATGCACTTTTAACCCCGAGTATATCTGCTTTGTGGTTAAATCTGTCATTTACTCAACTGGAAGATGTTTTCAGCGCTTGGAAATATGCATAGGTGGCTAACCATGGCGTGTATGATGTCAATTTCAGGCTTATTCGCTCTGATATGAATTTCTTTTACATAAAGACCGGAGGAAAAATAACCAGTAGTTTGCGTCGTAATGAACAGTCATCTCAAAAAGTGTATTTTCCATCAAGGAGTCAAGCTTTTTGAAAGCATGTTTTTATGGAGGCCATAAAATGTGGCTGAAGTAAATTCctgtagattaaaaaaaaaagtcgacTGTTGCTCGTCCTTGTCATTCTAAACAGCTAAAGCAATCATCTGATAGAGTCAGTGCATCATGACAATAATGACTGTGCTCCATATTGGATGTTGTCGTAAATGTGTTGAGGTCTGTATAGGAGGTCTGTATATGTCATATCGGTACATGAATGAGTATACTAGATTTAAAGCTGCATATCAAAGCCATGAAGTCAATGAAGCTACACTGTTGTCTTTGGTTCACTTGATACCTATTGAATTACCTGCCTGCACTGATTTGAACACACGCGTTTTAAAAATTGACAGAGTTTGTGTATGCTAACAAACCTGCTGGTGCGTAAACaaaacctctctctgtctctccctctctctatctctccctctcttgtttgctctccctctctccatctctctctctctccctctccctctgtgtgtgtgtgtgtgtgtccatctttcCCTCTTTTTTGGGGGGCAGTGCTTGGCAAACCCAAGCAGCTTAAAAATGAGACACGTCCCACTGTTGTTCATGTAATTCCCAGTGAAAGAAGAGGGGGAAGGTAAGTGtttggatgtttttttgttttgtttttttaaattttgcagTCGATTCTCCACCCCACTGAACAATTCTGATGTGAATATGAGCTTTATATTGACAAACTCAAGAGTCTACTAGTTATAAAACAGAACACTTCCCATGTACAGGgtagctgctcttcatcctcattgtCTGCTTGCTTTTGCTCCATATTATTTATGCATATTGTCATCCAAGATTCTGTTCAAAAGTTGAATTTATAAAGAATGTGCAATCTTATTCCCTTTGTTTTTGGTCTTTAATTATTCATTTTGACACATAATGATTTGCATCCAGTCAGTTGGCTTTGTTGTGATTTCAAAAACCTGTTTTTCACAAGACATCTGATCTCGGTCACGTGCCATATAAGCAGTAAGTCAAAATGtgcatttttaatttatttttcagGGTGCATATATAATGATGGGAGCTCGAATTGACTCTTTATTAGCTAAAACCTTCAAAGTAACCCGTGCTATTGAAGACGCCTGTTCCAAAGTCTAAGCAGCTAAAGCAGATTTGGCATATTGGCATGTCCGCTGagattttatcaaaaataaaatggaTAAATAATAGAATATAAACCTTTTCCCACATCTCTTGTCTTTCTCCGGTTCCTTCTGATCTCCATGTTTATCTCCCTGTCGGACTGTGTCTTCcaacttgtctgtctgcctgtctgcttctctgtctgtctgcttgtctgtctatatgtctgtctgtctgtttgtatgcttacatgtctgtctgtttggctgtgtctgtctgtctgtctctttgtctgtctgtttgtgtgcttgtctatctgtctgtctgtctctttgtctgtctgtttgtgtgcttgtctatctgtcagtcagtcagtcagtcagtcattctgcctgtctgtctgcctgtctgtctgtctgtctgtctgtctgtctgtctgcttgtctctctatctgcctgtctgtctgtctgtctctctgtttgtgtttgtctgtctctctgtctgtctgtctgtctgtctgtctgtctgtgtggccgTTAGTGCCTCAATTCCTCTGCTGTATTGTGGTTTCAAACTGTACTCTAGGATTACTTCCAcaggagatgagagagacagtTTGGGCTCTCTTTTAATTCTTTTGGGATAAAATGTCAAATCACCATGAATCTGTACTGCCAGGATGCCTGCTTACACGTACTTCAGTCTGTCCATGTTATTTACAAtgaacacatacaaacacataggGGCTTCAGTTGGCGTCTTTAAAACTCATTTGTGACATTTAAACTTCAGAGTTAACAAAGAAGGAGATTAAGACTGATTTTGCCAcagttgtgtttctgtgtttgtgtgtgtgtgtgtgtgtgtgtgtgtgtgtgtgtgtgtgtgtgtgtgtgtgtgtgtgcgggtgtatgCATTGTGTCCCTTTTTATACTGCACTAGTATTctctgtttttaatttttttttaatttggtctGTTTTTCATCATAGTCAAGGGGGAATTTTATTTTGTTGCTTTCGTTGCACATCTGTATGAAAAATGACAATAAAGTCTTGGATCGTATCAAAGTGTTGAAAATCTCATAAATAAAtcatagtttaaaaaaaagtcttaTGTTTGAAAGCCACACATACCAACAGCCGTGTCTTATTAAAATATGAGTgctgctggaaaaaaaaacatctgtttGAAATTTGCACAATCAAAAAAATTCAGAAAATCTTCATAAAAATTGCATTTTGCAATCAAAATAACAGTTGTTTTCTTCCTCTGGTAGAtcctgagagcgagagagagagagagagagagagagagagagagagagagagagagagagagagagagagagagagagagagagagagagagagagagagtcaatgcGGTCTCTCTTGACCGTGTGGCTGTGCGCGACATGTGCAACACTGCCAGGTCTCCTGCGGACCTCCTCATCGCAGCTGCTGGTGGAAGGGGACAATGACCCGTCCAGCATCTGCAAGCCTGCCCCCTACTGGGAAGTAGGGGGAAAGGCGCCCATGAAGGAGCTGCTGGGAAATGTAGTTGTTGTGGCGCTACTGAAAGCTAGCTGACAGTTCTGTCTCACCCAGGCCTCCAAGTAAGATAACACACTGGCTATTGCTGGGGCGATAACGACAGTTTAGCAAATATCACATATATCTTTCCACTGAATACCTCCATATTGATAATGTGGCGATACTACTGGTGCTTTCAAAAGGTAGACGCAAGAAAATATTGAGAAATTATCACTAGTAGCATGGCTATGATGACTAAGTAGGTAAAGGCATTTTCATTGTTCATTTtactcagctaaaacagtctgAAAATTGGGTCACTCTACGGTTATGTAGCCTTTAAAGAGTAACTAAGCCCTAGACCATTTAGTGAGTTTACTGATATCCacgggttaaaaaccatgtaaatgttaaaaacatggcaggcttgtCTCAGTActgtgtgatgttagcatagcaggataaacagctGCAGCTAACAACACCGATGGATCTGTGTAAGACCTAGGAACGAGACAATATCACGACATATCACAATATTACCATAAAACAATGGCCAAAATCCCAGATAGTATCTAGTCTCATATATCACCATATCAATTTTCTATCCATATATTGCCACTTATATAGTAAATGCACTAGTAAATGCTAATACCAAAATAGGGAAGGAGCTGGCTAGTAACTATAGCCACCAGGCAGTTAAGTAATCCCTCAGATTTTCTCACAGCAAGTATTAACACACTgtaggtttttattttattttttcagaaTGAGACTTTTTCAGGTTGTCATGCAAAAGAGACATTTAATTTGGCCTCACAACATCCTACACTGCTGTGATTCTATTTTAGATGCTTTTGGGTTACTGCATGACTAAATTTCAGTTTTTGGTCTTTCTTGCCTTACAGAAACAACAGGCCTGTGCAAACATTCATCTTCTTTCTTTTTGACTTGCAAGTTATTTTATGCAGGGGATCTGATCTTTTTTTATTACTATTCTATATTCCTGTCTAGAGTAAGCACTCAGAAAACTCACGTAGATGCACGAGTTAAAGGCTGTGTGAGAATctcattgggagaaaaaaagagagagagagagagagagagagagagagagagagagagagagagagagagagagagagagagagagagagagagagagagagagagagagagagtgtgtggaagTAGTCACACAAATTGGATCATCACACACTGTCTTAAGTCGATATTGATAGTTATTAAACAAACAAATCTAGACATATATATTTCTATTTTTTATGTCTTTGTGTAGAATCGGAGGCCTGCGAGACAAGCTGCACCGCAGCAACCTGACAGAGGTTTCCTTCCTGATAGTGAACGAGCGCGAGGCTCTGTCCAGGGCCATGTACTGGGAGTTGAAGAGAAAAGCGGCCCCCGGTGTCCCCGTGTACCAACAGGCCCCTCTGCAGGATGATGTTTGGGAGGTCTTGGATGGAGATAAAGATGACTTCCTGGTGTACGACAGGTACAGACAGCAGTGCATGCACCTAAGCATACCTATATATTAAGAGTAGATTGAAAGGGTTTTTATATTGTCCTGTTTCCTCAAATGTCCAAAGACTTTAGTGACATTATCTAATATGTCCAAGGTTCTCTTTCTTATGTCTCTAGCCTATAGACTTAAATGAGTAACCTGGGCAACCTACCAAGACAGGTTCCTGGTATTTTGAAAACTCATTTGGCAAATGCAAACCTTCAGATTCAGATTAAAGTAAAGCTTTTTCATGGGATTTGGCTCAAGGACAGCGCAGGTGCACGTGGTGTTTGAGGAGAATTTAGGAGGCTGCACAAATGACAACGTCagtaatcattcattcattccctctctctctctttctcttcactTTGTTTTCTAGATGTGGTCTACTTACCTTCCATATAGTTCTGCCTTACAGTTTCCTGCATTACCCCTATATAGAGGCTGCAATCAGAGCCACTTACAATAAAGATATCTGCAAATGCGTTGTGAGTAAATACACCCAAACACACCCAAACAAATGTCCAAGCACCCAGGTGTGGGTTGTTAGGACATTTATATACTTATTTGTGCACACACACGAATGCtttcaaacatacaaacatgtgCTTGCATGAAGTAGTTAGTATACATCACATGTCATGTAGTGAGTAACATGTTGTGGCATGCGAGTAGCTGTGTTGAACCAGGAGGTTCATGGTTCAAATCTTTGTGCCAGCAACCaacctattgtatttagaaatcacgtcaggacacagcgctgtcgctcgacacaacctctccgtggcattctttatttagactgacacagcatcaaaggcagacccgatcaaacaacccagagcccgcaggcatcaccaatcgatcccagcacaatagaacagcaccaaatcaaatgcagcactgtcgatgtgtgcatacataacattccccccccccccccggcaggatttcaaacatgaaaggttgacacaaagtcctctaggtggccagggcgtaaacgtgtgcgaacaggtcgcggggcggcctgaggctgggcaggccgaggtggggagggagatggcaggggaagctgaggcccagaaatgtctggggcccgtgtaggagctgcatgaagccccggggcgtctcgccatgctgagggaatggctatggttgtgtcaccagctgtgtgtggcggagctgacaccttccgtagacgactggagtgccaccgagtgccatcgctgaggaggtaagtggctgggcccagctgacgggtgacttggagaggagaggaccagtatgaagccattttattgtccctgtggggcctgcggaccctgaccctgtctgacacattgatgtctggcaccctggttcgttttgactggtcaaaccgttgcttcatccgcgtctgctgacgagtgactgaggctctgaccccagagggaggtgcctgaggtgtggaggggcggagcctgtcaaggggcatgcacagttcccggcctagcatgagagaggctggggagacgcctgtggtcgagtgctgtgtggcccgatagtgcagcagagtgtgacggatggcctgcgtgaaagagcacccttgggccatgtgtgctctgaggccgttcttcagtgactggtgaaaacgttcaacgccgccattggcctgggggtggtagtacgcagtgcgtatatgacggatgcccttgctttcgagataagcagtgaactcagcagagaccagctgagggccgttgtcagtggtgatggcctttgggaggccccagtgagagaaaagagagtccaggaagtcgatgatgatctgtgaggtcacagtgccggaagtggtgagttcaggccattttgagtgtagatcgtaggcgaccaccatgaagcgttggtggtggggaactccatggatctcaccacaaatgtccaactgcaggtgttcccagggctgagagggccaggcgagaggttgcaggggtgggggagcctggtggccagtcttgccactcacaaggcaggcagaacagtccttcaccagagcctcaatatctctgtctatccccggccaccacaccaggtctcggcagcgctgtttcagtttcacaatgcccaggtggccttcatgcgccgtattcaaaacacgtgcacggagagcagctgggaccactgtgcaaaacccacgtgccacgcaggtgtcgttccagcaggagagctcctgtctgactcgggcgaacgcagccagctcctctgggaccttgtgaggccagccgttctggatgtaggtgcggagctgggagaggacagggtcctgttcggaggctgccctcagctcctgcagagagacagtggcctggaggggtgtgtgtagcatttggacaatgtccttttccacacagtcagtgtccgtctgtggagctggggtggagacagagcgagagagcaggtcggcgacaacattgtctctgcctggggtgaactgcaggctgaagttgtactggcggaggcggtcagaccagcggtgcagcctcaggggtttgtggcctatcccagatgtggacagcagcgctgtcagggcctggtgatctgtcctgagggtgaaggagcggccatagaggtagaggtgccacctttcacaagcccagatacaggctaacgcctcacgctcacccacggagtaccgctgctcgatcaggttgagggcacgggaggcgaaggcaatgggcttctccacaccgttctgggtttgagacagcacggcccctatcgctgtggctgatgcgtcacaggtcacaaaggtggagctggagatgtcgaagtgagccaacactggtggtgaagtcagttgagtcttgagatcacgcacagcgtcactgcatgcctttgaccacacccatggctcgtccttacgcagcagctggcgcaggggggctgtggtcgcagagtactggggaagaaacctcaggtagtaacttgtcatacccaggaaggaggcgacctgggcggccgagctgggctcagggatggcctgaatggcgtccacgttggattgtagtggagttacaccgctcgctgacagccggaaccccacgaagtcgatggctggcacagagaggacacatttctcagcattgagagttagcttgtgcttggacagggctgcgaagaccatgttgaggcgcttgtcgtggatttcactggtgggcccgtgtaccactatatcgtccagataaatggccacgcccagtatgccagccagcacggagaccatgattttctggaagcagctaggggcggagctgagaccgaaaggcatcctggtgtagcgaaacactcctgcatgtgtcacaaaggctgtgaggtttcggctgctggggtggaggggcacctgtaagtacccctgtctgaggtcgagcttggagaacacctcagagccatagaactgagcagtgagttcttctgaggtgggcagtggatacttatcagggaccactgccttatttactgcacgtatagatcgatgcagacacgcaggccccccgacttcttcttagccaccacgaggtttgagacccaaggtgacgcgtccaccggttcaatgatgccagcttccagcagttgttgcagctcggcggagaccccatcacggagagccaacgggatgcggcgcagtggttggatgacagatttcacagcagggttgaggagaggttgatgggtgaaggcggagaggcagcccagccccataaacagcgatggccacttctgctgccaaggtgtggcgacagtcaggattgctgccccccttgtgtctaagagggagaaccccagagcggagaacaggtccaggcccatcaggttggccccacggcgtgccacatgaaaaactgcattgggcaccagcttggttccatagcggactgtcagttggagagagccaaccacatcgattttggagtcaccatacccacagaggacagctgagggtgcggacagtggcagtgaaccgaaaaattgactgtaggtatcaacattcaggagagacacacttgcaccggtgtccaacagcagggggatgcacacatcattaatgttgactgtgcatgatttgaatgac is a genomic window of Lampris incognitus isolate fLamInc1 chromosome 14, fLamInc1.hap2, whole genome shotgun sequence containing:
- the selenop2 gene encoding selenoprotein Pb, with the protein product MRSLLTVWLCATCATLPGLLRTSSSQLLVEGDNDPSSICKPAPYWEVGGKAPMKELLGNVVVVALLKASUQFCLTQASKIGGLRDKLHRSNLTEVSFLIVNEREALSRAMYWELKRKAAPGVPVYQQAPLQDDVWEVLDGDKDDFLVYDRCGLLTFHIVLPYSFLHYPYIEAAIRATYNKDICKCVASSTVSISANSTMNNDTTITTQNITNSKTTLLTIPEDGDGATL